The Macrococcus armenti genome includes a window with the following:
- a CDS encoding ribbon-helix-helix protein, CopG family gives MVRVKVGITLTEDTLARLEEICKEMGLSKSQALSMLVNKEYLEKYQDENKIFKA, from the coding sequence ATGGTAAGAGTAAAGGTTGGTATAACTTTGACTGAAGATACGTTAGCTAGACTAGAAGAAATTTGTAAAGAAATGGGGCTAAGTAAATCTCAAGCTTTATCTATGTTGGTTAATAAAGAGTATTTAGAAAAATATCAAGATGAAAATAAGATTTTTAAGGCATAA